One genomic window of Paracholeplasma manati includes the following:
- a CDS encoding ABC transporter ATP-binding protein: MLKLFKYFKWWYYPLIVLILGLTLIQVELDLNLIDYMREIITLVGKANITGESQTNAILNQGLEMLGISLLSILITIVVYYISARIGANFVKHLRKQLYDRIHDFSMEEINQFQTSSLITRSTNDITQVQMVVIVLLRLAFTAPIMAIRAIQKIVDIDLTLSMPIAVAIIVIVLMISVIFIFVTPLFSKVQNLTDDLNQVTRENLTGLRVVRAHNAEGYEHSKFKKVNNELTRMNLYVNRAMQMMMPGMMLVMNGVSLAVTWIAAVMIQEQTLGANPLEGIAIQSQFSIYGIRILFAFMTLTMLFIMVPRGAVSGKRIYEVLNTTPKIKDPENPKEIPADQAVEVEFNDVCFKYPLANECVLEHISFKAKAGQTVAFIGSTGSGKSTIINLIPRFYDVSSGAITLNGVDIRDVRQKDLLDYIGYIPQKGLLFSGDIASNLRVGKPDASEEDMQNALKTAQAYDFVMEKEGGLNADVAQGGKNFSGGQRQRLCIARAIIKQPKIYIFDDSFSALDYQTDRKLRAALKEQTKSSINFIVAQRIGTIMNADQIIVLDKGKAVGIGTHQELLANNKVYQEMAYSQLSKEELENASL, translated from the coding sequence ATGCTCAAACTATTCAAGTATTTTAAATGGTGGTATTACCCACTCATTGTATTGATCTTGGGTCTGACTTTGATCCAAGTCGAACTCGATTTAAACCTCATTGATTACATGCGTGAAATCATTACGCTGGTTGGTAAAGCCAACATCACTGGTGAATCTCAAACCAATGCGATTTTAAACCAAGGGTTAGAGATGTTAGGAATTTCTTTGTTATCCATCTTAATTACCATCGTCGTGTATTATATTTCTGCACGTATTGGTGCGAATTTTGTGAAGCATTTGAGAAAACAACTTTACGATCGTATCCATGATTTTTCAATGGAAGAAATCAACCAATTTCAAACCAGTTCGTTGATTACCCGTTCGACAAACGACATCACGCAAGTTCAAATGGTCGTCATCGTATTGTTACGATTGGCATTCACAGCACCAATCATGGCGATTCGTGCCATTCAAAAGATTGTCGATATCGATTTGACTTTATCGATGCCGATTGCTGTTGCGATCATTGTGATTGTGTTGATGATTTCCGTCATCTTCATTTTTGTGACACCATTGTTTTCTAAGGTTCAAAATCTTACCGATGATTTAAACCAAGTCACCCGTGAAAACTTGACAGGGTTAAGGGTTGTTCGTGCCCACAATGCAGAAGGGTATGAACATTCGAAATTTAAAAAGGTCAATAATGAATTGACAAGAATGAATTTATATGTGAACCGTGCGATGCAAATGATGATGCCGGGGATGATGCTCGTGATGAATGGGGTATCCTTAGCGGTCACATGGATTGCTGCCGTGATGATTCAAGAACAAACCTTAGGTGCCAATCCACTCGAAGGGATTGCGATTCAATCCCAGTTCTCGATTTATGGTATCCGTATTTTATTCGCCTTCATGACCTTGACCATGTTATTCATCATGGTACCTCGTGGTGCTGTATCAGGTAAACGTATTTATGAAGTGTTGAATACAACGCCGAAGATCAAAGACCCAGAAAATCCAAAAGAAATCCCTGCTGATCAAGCCGTTGAAGTTGAATTCAATGATGTTTGTTTCAAATACCCACTAGCCAATGAATGTGTACTTGAACACATTTCATTTAAAGCCAAAGCGGGTCAAACCGTTGCATTCATCGGTTCAACCGGTAGTGGTAAATCCACTATCATCAATCTAATTCCTAGATTCTATGATGTCTCGAGTGGTGCCATCACATTGAATGGCGTCGATATTCGTGATGTCAGACAAAAAGACTTATTGGATTATATTGGTTACATCCCTCAAAAAGGGTTGTTGTTCTCCGGGGACATTGCTTCTAATCTACGCGTAGGCAAGCCAGACGCCAGCGAAGAAGATATGCAAAACGCTTTGAAGACAGCCCAAGCCTACGATTTCGTGATGGAAAAAGAAGGTGGCTTGAATGCCGATGTCGCCCAAGGCGGTAAAAACTTCTCTGGTGGACAAAGACAACGTTTGTGTATCGCAAGAGCCATCATTAAACAACCGAAAATATACATCTTTGATGATTCATTCTCGGCCCTCGACTATCAAACCGACCGTAAATTACGTGCGGCACTCAAAGAACAAACCAAATCATCGATTAATTTTATCGTTGCACAACGCATTGGTACGATTATGAATGCCGATCAAATCATCGTACTAGACAAAGGTAAAGCCGTTGGCATTGGTACACATCAAGAACTATTGGCCAACAACAAAGTATACCAAGAAATGGCATACTCACAATTATCGAAGGAGGAACTCGAAAATGCAAGCCTCTAA
- a CDS encoding ABC transporter ATP-binding protein — MQASNNRKPAPGMGGGHGPGGMGRFMGQKPKNFKQAMKKLIVHLKPFYRPILISLILAAASTVFNIFGPRLIGDMINAVSDGVSMGGPGSFIVDIDFELVNRLGFILIGLYVTSYVFNIAQSFLLTKVTQRLNQSLRNDVSTKINRMPLAYFDSRSYGDVLSVVTNDIDTISNSLNQAVTAMITAITSMIGILIMMLTISWQLTLVTLALLPLSILAIKIIMGNARKYFRAQQSTLGKLNGHIEEIYSGHQLIKVFNAKQNVESEFNTNNEGLESSAYKSQFLSGLMMPVMGFIGNLSYISVAVFGGYLAATRQLQVGYILSMIQYNRRFTNPMDQIAQSLTQLQSAAAAAERVFDFLDEKEMANEAALADSVVNKAGNIEFKHVKFGYTPDRVIIKDFNLSAKSGQKIAIVGPTGAGKTTLVNLLMKFYEINEGDIIIDGQSIHSLRREAVHQQFGMVLQDAWLFTGTIYDNLRYGNPKATREEVKQAAIMANIDHFIESLPGGYDYVMTEESGISSGQKQLLTIARAMVTNAPMLILDEATSSVDTRTEMLIQQAMDNLMSTRTSFVIAHRLSTIKNADIILVMNEGDIIESGSHDVLMAKEGFYAKLYQSQFDRKNQYATE; from the coding sequence ATGCAAGCCTCTAATAATAGAAAACCAGCACCTGGCATGGGTGGTGGACATGGCCCTGGCGGCATGGGTCGCTTCATGGGTCAAAAACCGAAAAATTTCAAGCAAGCAATGAAAAAATTGATTGTTCACTTGAAACCATTCTATCGACCTATCCTCATTTCATTGATTCTTGCTGCAGCATCCACTGTGTTTAATATTTTTGGCCCTCGTTTGATTGGGGACATGATCAACGCCGTCAGTGACGGTGTCAGTATGGGTGGACCTGGTAGTTTCATCGTCGATATCGATTTTGAATTGGTCAACCGCTTGGGATTCATACTCATTGGTTTATACGTGACCAGCTATGTGTTTAACATTGCACAATCGTTCTTATTAACCAAAGTCACTCAACGTTTGAATCAATCCTTAAGAAATGACGTATCCACTAAAATCAACCGTATGCCTCTAGCCTACTTTGATTCAAGAAGCTATGGGGATGTGTTATCGGTGGTTACGAACGATATCGATACCATCAGTAATTCTTTAAACCAAGCAGTGACTGCGATGATCACAGCCATTACCTCGATGATTGGGATTCTCATCATGATGTTGACCATTTCGTGGCAACTCACTTTGGTGACCCTCGCCTTATTACCATTATCGATTTTAGCCATTAAGATCATCATGGGTAATGCGAGAAAATACTTTAGAGCTCAACAAAGTACTTTAGGTAAACTCAATGGACACATTGAAGAAATCTATAGTGGACACCAATTGATCAAAGTATTTAATGCGAAACAAAATGTCGAATCTGAATTCAACACCAACAATGAAGGTTTAGAATCGAGTGCCTATAAATCGCAATTCTTATCCGGTTTAATGATGCCGGTGATGGGTTTCATTGGTAACTTATCTTATATCTCTGTAGCGGTATTTGGCGGTTATTTAGCAGCTACTAGACAACTACAAGTCGGTTATATTTTATCCATGATTCAATACAACCGTCGTTTCACCAACCCAATGGACCAAATTGCGCAATCCTTAACACAACTTCAAAGTGCAGCAGCAGCCGCAGAACGCGTATTCGATTTCTTAGATGAAAAAGAAATGGCCAACGAAGCAGCACTGGCAGATAGTGTCGTGAATAAGGCAGGTAATATCGAATTCAAACACGTGAAGTTTGGTTATACCCCTGATCGTGTCATCATTAAAGACTTCAATTTAAGTGCCAAATCAGGACAAAAAATCGCGATTGTTGGACCTACCGGTGCCGGTAAAACCACGCTGGTTAACCTCTTGATGAAATTCTATGAAATCAATGAAGGTGACATCATCATTGATGGTCAATCGATTCATAGTTTAAGACGTGAAGCCGTTCACCAACAATTTGGGATGGTTCTACAAGATGCTTGGTTATTTACTGGTACCATTTATGATAACCTTAGATATGGTAACCCTAAAGCCACCAGAGAAGAAGTCAAACAAGCAGCCATCATGGCGAATATTGACCACTTCATCGAATCCTTACCAGGGGGTTATGATTATGTCATGACTGAAGAATCTGGTATTTCATCCGGTCAAAAACAATTGCTTACAATAGCTAGAGCGATGGTGACCAACGCCCCAATGCTGATTCTAGATGAAGCGACTTCCTCAGTCGATACCCGTACCGAAATGCTCATTCAACAAGCAATGGATAACCTCATGAGTACCCGTACTTCATTCGTCATTGCACACCGCTTATCCACGATTAAAAACGCAGACATCATCTTAGTCATGAACGAAGGCGATATCATCGAAAGTGGTAGCCACGATGTGTTAATGGCCAAAGAAGGTTTCTATGCGAAACTTTATCAGTCACAATTTGACAGGAAGAATCAGTATGCAACAGAATAA
- a CDS encoding MarR family winged helix-turn-helix transcriptional regulator, whose protein sequence is MQQNNDSEVVKLPLLMGKIMKKLHSVGDPILEKYALSRIHVHYLMALSDCHKSLSSKELSEKLSVDKANTSRAINDLLERGFVEKEAEDQKSYPLRLTKQGEMVARELKEHNAKELMAMLSVLTAEEKIQMKSILTKISNNI, encoded by the coding sequence ATGCAACAGAATAACGATTCAGAAGTCGTCAAATTACCACTGCTGATGGGGAAAATCATGAAAAAACTCCATAGTGTTGGTGACCCCATTCTTGAAAAATACGCATTATCGAGAATTCATGTACATTATTTAATGGCCTTGTCAGACTGTCATAAATCATTATCATCGAAGGAATTATCAGAGAAATTATCTGTTGATAAAGCCAATACATCGAGAGCCATAAACGACTTATTAGAACGTGGATTTGTTGAAAAAGAAGCGGAAGACCAAAAATCCTATCCGCTTCGATTAACAAAACAAGGTGAAATGGTTGCGAGAGAGCTCAAAGAGCACAATGCGAAAGAATTGATGGCGATGCTATCGGTTTTAACCGCTGAAGAAAAGATTCAAATGAAATCCATTTTAACCAAGATTTCAAACAATATATAA
- a CDS encoding Fur family transcriptional regulator — MLKMTKQRQQLLSFMQKQKAPLSAEMIYAKLPLGSMNLSTVYRIMDTFQQYHLVEKTFLDNTAYYKIASSEHKHYMVCLKCHKMIEMDCHFHGVADEDAERHHFKITGHDLTVYGYCENCQVQA, encoded by the coding sequence ATGTTAAAAATGACAAAACAACGTCAACAATTGTTATCATTCATGCAAAAACAAAAGGCACCATTGTCCGCTGAAATGATTTATGCAAAACTGCCCCTTGGTTCGATGAACTTATCCACGGTTTACCGTATCATGGATACCTTTCAACAGTATCATTTGGTTGAAAAGACCTTTTTGGATAACACTGCTTATTATAAGATTGCTTCCTCAGAACACAAACACTATATGGTTTGCTTAAAATGCCATAAAATGATTGAGATGGACTGTCATTTTCACGGGGTAGCCGATGAAGATGCAGAAAGACACCACTTTAAAATTACAGGCCATGATTTAACCGTCTATGGTTACTGTGAAAACTGTCAAGTTCAAGCATAA
- a CDS encoding metal ABC transporter permease has translation MFDFLLWPFMIRALLIGLTLALSTGFISSFLVSKNQSLIGDGLAHISFTGIIIGVLLGGEPIWVAIPFVIAAAIVIKWLMRNKLVEGDTAIGLVSSFSFAIGLILISTSNGFNRSIESMLVGSIFSTTWMDIWVSIIVLVLTSGFIISGYAKLFSITFDDNYARFSGIKIAYYDYALAILTAIIIVIGVKTIGTLLISAFIIFPAVSSQMISKSFKQMVVRGLIINAVVSILGIMFAHFLGIPAGSTIIVVHGILFMTLFSYTKLKGRD, from the coding sequence ATGTTTGATTTTCTTTTATGGCCTTTCATGATTCGTGCTTTGTTGATCGGACTCACCTTAGCATTATCAACCGGATTCATATCCAGTTTCTTAGTATCCAAAAACCAATCTTTAATCGGTGATGGGTTAGCACACATCAGTTTTACAGGCATCATTATTGGTGTCTTACTCGGTGGAGAACCGATTTGGGTTGCCATCCCATTCGTCATCGCCGCAGCCATCGTTATCAAATGGTTAATGCGCAATAAACTGGTTGAAGGCGACACTGCCATCGGTTTGGTATCCTCATTTTCCTTCGCGATTGGTTTAATCTTAATATCGACATCCAATGGTTTCAATCGCTCGATTGAATCGATGTTGGTCGGTTCCATCTTCTCAACCACCTGGATGGACATATGGGTTTCAATCATTGTATTGGTGCTAACTTCTGGATTCATCATCTCAGGTTACGCTAAATTATTCTCCATCACTTTTGATGATAATTATGCCCGCTTTTCTGGGATTAAGATTGCGTACTATGATTACGCGTTGGCTATTTTAACCGCCATCATCATTGTGATTGGGGTTAAAACCATCGGAACCCTATTGATTTCAGCCTTCATCATTTTCCCAGCAGTATCTTCACAGATGATTTCAAAGAGTTTTAAACAAATGGTAGTTCGTGGGTTGATCATCAATGCAGTGGTGAGTATTTTGGGTATTATGTTCGCGCATTTCTTAGGTATTCCAGCGGGTTCAACCATCATCGTGGTTCATGGTATACTATTTATGACATTATTTTCTTATACCAAATTGAAAGGTCGTGACTGA
- a CDS encoding metal ABC transporter ATP-binding protein — translation MIIEAEHLKVEYGHSVVLSDINFYVNKGDYLNIIGPNGSGKTTLIKLLTNLQKPSQGKLNIAPVVFGYLPQHLSQSAQLPANVYEVLKFSNAKKPADEAIKKLLSDMGMLELMYHPMRKLSGGEQQRVYIIRALLSNPDVLILDEPTSALDPEFRKFFYAYIEKLNDNGMTIIHVTHDLSDGLRHGSRILELDQVVKFFGTFEQYQLLGHKKGGHHHHV, via the coding sequence ATGATCATTGAAGCCGAGCATTTAAAAGTTGAATATGGACACTCGGTAGTACTGTCTGACATCAACTTTTATGTGAACAAAGGCGATTACCTGAATATCATTGGACCCAATGGTTCAGGCAAAACCACCCTTATTAAATTATTAACCAACTTACAAAAACCATCACAGGGCAAACTAAACATTGCCCCTGTGGTTTTTGGCTATTTACCACAGCACTTATCTCAAAGTGCACAATTACCTGCCAATGTGTATGAAGTATTGAAATTTTCAAATGCGAAAAAACCCGCCGATGAAGCGATTAAAAAGCTGTTATCGGACATGGGTATGCTAGAATTGATGTATCATCCGATGCGCAAACTTTCGGGTGGTGAACAACAACGTGTCTACATCATTAGAGCGTTATTATCCAATCCAGATGTGTTGATTTTAGATGAACCCACTTCCGCTTTAGACCCTGAATTTAGAAAATTCTTCTACGCTTATATTGAAAAACTCAACGACAACGGGATGACCATCATCCACGTGACCCACGACCTCAGTGATGGGTTACGCCATGGTTCAAGGATTTTAGAGTTGGATCAAGTGGTCAAATTCTTTGGTACATTTGAACAATACCAATTGTTGGGTCACAAAAAGGGAGGTCATCATCACCATGTTTGA
- a CDS encoding metal ABC transporter substrate-binding protein gives MKKLLMVLPVLLATLILSACQPQKYDIVVTLYPQYDMVKAIVGDQDLTYTMILPPGVEAHDFEPTSRQVIQINQAKLFLYTSIELETWAQDIIDSDVIAVDLEVLTEEIHEAAHPDEPHEEHDHDHEHDVHYWVSVHTQVHMVEAVLQSIIQIDPENADIYTANAETLKNELKAIRTQFLSINNPESRPIYFVGHNVFSSLNEEFGLNIISLTESFSPDADPTSAQISQMIEAIRTAGADYVYYDPFESMTVVNTIKSDLKSAYNYDIVLLPLHSMHNVTKDQYKAKTTLLELWTENYNNISLTFTDEVL, from the coding sequence ATGAAAAAATTATTGATGGTTTTACCTGTTTTACTCGCGACACTCATCCTCAGTGCGTGCCAGCCACAAAAATACGATATTGTGGTCACTTTATACCCTCAATACGATATGGTTAAAGCCATTGTCGGGGATCAAGATTTAACTTACACCATGATTTTACCCCCAGGGGTTGAAGCCCATGACTTTGAACCAACTTCACGTCAAGTCATTCAAATCAACCAAGCTAAATTATTTTTATACACTTCCATTGAACTAGAAACATGGGCACAAGACATCATTGATAGCGATGTGATTGCGGTTGATTTAGAAGTTCTAACGGAAGAAATCCACGAAGCAGCTCATCCTGATGAACCACATGAAGAACACGATCATGACCATGAACACGATGTTCATTATTGGGTATCCGTGCACACACAAGTCCATATGGTTGAGGCTGTTTTACAAAGCATTATTCAAATTGACCCAGAGAACGCAGACATTTATACTGCGAATGCTGAAACATTAAAAAATGAATTAAAAGCGATTCGTACACAGTTTTTGAGCATTAACAACCCAGAATCTCGTCCTATCTATTTCGTTGGGCACAATGTATTTAGTTCATTAAATGAGGAATTTGGACTCAATATCATTAGTCTAACCGAATCATTTAGTCCAGATGCTGACCCAACTTCTGCACAGATTTCTCAAATGATTGAAGCGATTCGTACCGCTGGTGCTGATTATGTGTATTATGATCCTTTTGAATCTATGACCGTTGTCAATACCATTAAAAGTGACTTAAAATCTGCATACAATTATGATATAGTATTATTGCCGCTGCACAGCATGCACAATGTGACTAAAGACCAATACAAAGCGAAAACCACATTGCTTGAACTTTGGACTGAAAACTACAACAATATCAGCTTAACATTTACAGACGAGGTCTTATAA
- the rimP gene encoding ribosome maturation factor RimP — translation MDLKQLEPIIESVLKNHQLSLYSLKTKKEFGEHILEILVDGDDLSSDHLGIVNTEISEALSDDLFDPDYFLEVSSPGAERPIRNEQEVEKAIGIYVHIETPELNSDGYLLDFKAGIITFQINLKGRLKKVEIPYTTVKSMRLAIKF, via the coding sequence ATGGACTTAAAGCAATTAGAACCAATCATAGAATCCGTACTGAAGAATCATCAATTGTCCTTATACAGTTTAAAAACAAAAAAGGAATTTGGTGAACACATCCTAGAAATCTTGGTGGATGGGGATGACCTATCGAGTGACCACCTAGGGATCGTGAATACCGAAATCAGTGAAGCACTCTCTGATGACTTATTCGATCCAGACTATTTCTTAGAAGTATCCTCACCTGGGGCAGAACGACCGATTCGAAATGAACAAGAAGTCGAAAAAGCCATCGGGATATATGTGCACATTGAAACCCCTGAGTTGAATAGCGATGGCTATTTATTGGATTTCAAAGCAGGCATCATCACTTTCCAAATCAATTTAAAGGGACGACTTAAAAAGGTTGAAATCCCTTATACAACCGTTAAATCCATGCGTTTAGCGATCAAGTTTTAG
- the nusA gene encoding transcription termination factor NusA — MVSKEFFRLLEVIAEERGISVDLITDAFIKGMVVAFKKSKGHTSCRVELNPDKNEILVFEQHLVVPDEGYDLEADPTLKQMKLSEAKQRKNRIKVGDILEESINPKEFSQTAVVNLKNVLNQNLKNIEKENVYQFFKAKEKEMVIAKVIGEDEEYYRLDLGKELTTLLPKREALPTDKFVVGESIKVYIASVEMKTKGPKVLVTRLDKSLVTRLFENLIPEVKSGVVEIMGIARDPGDRTKVGVMSNDKNVDAIGACIGEESARIKEIVRALSGEKVDLFLWSTNERDLIANSLQPAEVLAVTQINPIKRTALAIVKDDKLSLAIGKGGQNVKLAVQAINWKIDIKSASMAEAEGILF, encoded by the coding sequence ATGGTAAGCAAAGAGTTTTTTAGATTGTTAGAAGTCATCGCAGAAGAACGTGGTATCTCTGTCGACCTCATTACAGATGCATTTATTAAAGGTATGGTCGTCGCTTTTAAGAAGAGTAAAGGACATACGTCTTGTCGTGTTGAACTCAACCCAGATAAAAATGAAATCTTGGTATTTGAACAACACCTCGTCGTACCTGATGAAGGGTATGATTTAGAAGCTGACCCAACACTGAAACAAATGAAGCTCAGTGAAGCGAAACAACGCAAGAATAGAATTAAAGTAGGGGATATATTAGAAGAATCCATCAACCCAAAAGAATTCTCACAAACCGCCGTTGTCAACTTAAAGAATGTATTGAATCAAAACTTGAAGAACATTGAAAAAGAAAATGTCTATCAATTCTTCAAAGCAAAAGAAAAAGAAATGGTGATTGCGAAAGTCATCGGTGAAGATGAAGAATACTACCGATTAGACTTAGGCAAAGAACTCACCACGTTGTTGCCAAAAAGAGAAGCACTACCAACCGACAAGTTTGTGGTAGGTGAATCGATTAAGGTGTACATTGCGAGTGTTGAGATGAAGACCAAAGGCCCTAAAGTCTTGGTAACCAGACTCGATAAGAGCTTAGTGACACGCTTATTTGAAAACCTTATCCCAGAAGTCAAATCTGGTGTGGTTGAAATCATGGGTATCGCCAGAGACCCAGGTGACAGAACCAAAGTCGGTGTCATGTCGAATGACAAGAACGTTGATGCGATTGGTGCGTGTATCGGTGAAGAATCCGCACGTATCAAAGAAATCGTTCGTGCCTTGTCTGGAGAAAAAGTCGACCTATTCTTATGGAGCACCAACGAAAGAGATCTCATTGCCAATTCCTTACAACCAGCAGAAGTCTTGGCTGTAACCCAAATCAACCCAATCAAACGAACAGCTTTAGCCATCGTTAAAGACGATAAGTTATCCCTTGCGATTGGTAAAGGTGGACAAAACGTTAAGTTAGCAGTTCAAGCCATTAATTGGAAGATTGATATTAAGAGTGCATCCATGGCAGAAGCTGAAGGTATACTCTTCTAG
- the rnpM gene encoding RNase P modulator RnpM: MKEKKVPMRTCVVTKEVRPKKDLIRVVATQDGQVSVDVKGKANGRGAYLILSKEVIEKARKSKALDKKLEVTVPEAIYDTLLSLVEANA, from the coding sequence ATGAAAGAAAAGAAAGTACCGATGCGTACCTGCGTCGTGACCAAAGAAGTTAGACCCAAAAAAGACCTCATCCGCGTTGTTGCTACCCAAGATGGACAAGTTTCTGTGGATGTTAAAGGCAAAGCCAATGGCCGTGGTGCTTATTTAATCCTTTCTAAAGAAGTGATTGAAAAAGCAAGAAAGTCAAAAGCTTTAGATAAAAAATTAGAAGTAACTGTACCAGAGGCTATTTACGATACCTTGTTATCGTTGGTAGAAGCCAATGCCTAA
- a CDS encoding L7Ae/L30e/S12e/Gadd45 family ribosomal protein, producing MPNRLGLAQVAGKVKSGTDFTVEAIRNKQAKLVFLASDASDNTKKRVLDKARFYEVPVLEIFDTATLSKAVGKNNIKALALTDQGFANMFKK from the coding sequence ATGCCTAATCGTTTGGGTTTAGCCCAAGTCGCAGGCAAGGTTAAATCTGGCACAGATTTCACAGTCGAAGCCATTCGTAACAAACAAGCCAAACTCGTCTTTTTAGCATCTGATGCGTCGGATAATACGAAAAAACGTGTATTGGATAAAGCCCGTTTCTACGAAGTGCCTGTACTGGAAATATTTGATACGGCTACGCTATCCAAAGCGGTTGGAAAAAACAACATCAAGGCTTTAGCATTGACCGATCAAGGGTTTGCCAATATGTTTAAAAAATAG